A genomic segment from Triticum dicoccoides isolate Atlit2015 ecotype Zavitan chromosome 1A, WEW_v2.0, whole genome shotgun sequence encodes:
- the LOC119272629 gene encoding uncharacterized protein LOC119272629: MPGASSPRGRAGAGRRWCARGDLLTVAVAAMLCSATYCFSIWHNGRNAADKIVIGPASFVVAGAALCGGDATELDFAAHHTAERAGLSVSSSSPTVTGRRALRAVAVPMDGTGRRGLVLAGNSVGSSEAADAKKRARVNGDKFRSTHAGTVRA; the protein is encoded by the coding sequence ATGCCGGGCGCTAGCTCGCCGAGAGGCCGCGCCGGCGCCGGCAGGAGGTGGTGTGCGCGCGGGGACCTCCTGACCGTGGCCGTCGCCGCGATGCTCTGCTCGGCGACCTACTGCTTCTCCATATGGCACAACGGGCGCAACGCGGCGGATAAGATCGTCATCGGGCCCGCCTCCTTCGTCGTCGCGGGCGCCGCGCTGTGCGGGGGCGACGCCACGGAGCTCGACTTTGCGGCGCACCACACCGCCGAGCGGGCCGGGCTCTCCGTGTCGTCCTCGTCGCCGACGGTCACGGGGCGACGGGCATTGCGCGCGGTCGCGGTGCCCATGGACGGTACCGGGCGCCGTGGCTTGGTGTTGGCGGGGAACTCGGTTGGCAGCTCGGAGGCCGCCGACGCCAAGAAGAGGGCACGGGTCAACGGCGATAAGTTCCGGTCAACACACGCCGGTACCGTCCGCGCGTAG